Below is a window of Oceanipulchritudo coccoides DNA.
CCGCAGATAATGGCCTTGCCCATTGAGGCGGCTTCAATGGGAGTTTGCCCGCCTGAATTGGGAGGTAGCGATTTCCCGATGAAGACAAGGTCGGCCACGCGGGTAAGCGATTTCAATTCACCGGTGGTATCGGCCACATAGACCTCCGTTCCGGGAGGCGCCTGTTTCCTGTCCGTGCGGTAATGGGTCTGTACCGGCAACGCCTTGAGATCTGCCTCCAGTTCCTTTCGGCGCTCCGCATGACGGGGCACAATCAGCAGGCGCAAATTCGGAAAGCGCTTGCGCAAGTCGATGTAGGATTGCACCAGGGCGGCTTCTTCCCCGGGCCACGTCGATGAGCCGAGAAGCACCTGGATGTCAGTGGATTCATCCGAGAGATTGGCAAATCCCAATTCGGAGAGGAGGCGCTTTCGTTCCTCTGTTGGGAAATCCGGCTCTTGGTCCAAGTCCAGCTTCAGGTTACCCGACCGGAGGATCCTTTCCTCGGGCAACCAGCCCAGCTTCCGGATTCGTTTCAGATCAGTCGTGCTTCCCGCGAGGATTGCACTGAGCTTGCAGAGATACGATCGCATGAATGACCGGACTTTATAATGCCGCCTGAAGGAGCGGTCCGAGAGTCTTGCGTTGATCATAACCACCGGGACTTTCCTCAGGTACGCCTGATGAATGTGTTCCGGCCAAAGTTCGCC
It encodes the following:
- a CDS encoding 3-deoxy-D-manno-octulosonic acid transferase gives rise to the protein MLLYRILYIPALVLALPYFAYRMWRRGGYRKGFANRFGILEGVPPRKPGIRRIWIQAVSVGELMAIGPLLRNLLAEKDTEIVLTTTTSTGYRLLNDKYSEETVWRGTFPLDFWACSRKAWKLLQPDMAVLMEGELWPEHIHQAYLRKVPVVMINARLSDRSFRRHYKVRSFMRSYLCKLSAILAGSTTDLKRIRKLGWLPEERILRSGNLKLDLDQEPDFPTEERKRLLSELGFANLSDESTDIQVLLGSSTWPGEEAALVQSYIDLRKRFPNLRLLIVPRHAERRKELEADLKALPVQTHYRTDRKQAPPGTEVYVADTTGELKSLTRVADLVFIGKSLPPNSGGQTPIEAASMGKAIICGPQMNNFRDVTRSLLRENAIVRLQSVEELTAQVARFLENPDERLAMGQRAGAFIDVSRGAADFTAATLLELLNQQD